In a genomic window of Desulfosporosinus sp. Sb-LF:
- the argR gene encoding arginine repressor, with protein sequence MKARRQMKIQEIITKQTIRTQEELADRLHIAGFDVTQATVSRDIKEMGLIKVPSSDDEYRYAVPSEVHPTNLQDRLKRLLRETVVSINDTESLVVIRTIPGNAHALAAVMDNSHWEEVIGTIAGDDTILLIIKPKEAVPTVLERITTLLG encoded by the coding sequence ATGAAAGCCCGTCGCCAGATGAAGATACAAGAAATTATCACGAAGCAGACCATCCGTACTCAGGAAGAACTTGCCGATCGATTGCATATAGCGGGCTTTGATGTCACTCAGGCAACGGTCTCACGAGATATTAAGGAAATGGGACTCATTAAAGTCCCGAGTTCTGATGACGAATATCGGTATGCTGTACCGAGCGAGGTCCATCCGACAAACTTGCAGGATCGTCTTAAACGATTACTACGCGAAACTGTGGTTTCGATTAATGACACAGAAAGTCTTGTCGTTATTCGAACGATCCCAGGAAACGCACATGCATTAGCGGCAGTCATGGATAATAGTCATTGGGAAGAGGTGATAGGCACAATAGCTGGAGATGACACGATTCTGCTGATTATTAAGCCGAAAGAGGCAGTTCCTACGGTCTTAGAACGGATTACCACCTTGCTTGGATAG
- a CDS encoding NAD(+)/NADH kinase — protein sequence MERVVGLWLNKSKPEAQTLALQIEPWFKARGWDVLTEWEDIVERRAQFLISLGGDGTLLQAAREGASFGIPVLGVNFGRLGFLCEIEREEIFSTLEKILRQEFKIQERLMLNAIIKRVGKDDLSQMVLNDIVFSRESNDGVITLQVNLSGEPSVSYPADGLIISTPTGSTAYSLSAFGPIISPNVQAILLTPLAAHSLSARPMVVSDHEEIQILLANGEQCLVTFDGRHSVKICAGDTVVIKTASIKAQLIRVGSRSFPQVVREKLRDRWHE from the coding sequence ATGGAAAGAGTCGTTGGTTTATGGCTCAATAAAAGTAAACCAGAAGCCCAGACGTTAGCTCTCCAAATTGAACCTTGGTTCAAAGCTCGTGGGTGGGACGTTTTAACCGAGTGGGAAGATATTGTTGAGCGCAGAGCACAGTTTCTTATTTCCTTAGGTGGCGATGGAACATTGCTTCAAGCAGCTCGAGAAGGTGCATCGTTTGGAATTCCTGTTTTAGGTGTTAACTTTGGTCGCTTAGGATTTTTATGCGAAATTGAACGGGAAGAAATTTTTAGCACCTTAGAAAAGATTTTGCGGCAAGAATTTAAGATTCAAGAACGTCTGATGTTGAATGCGATCATTAAGCGGGTCGGTAAGGACGATCTTTCTCAGATGGTCTTAAATGATATCGTGTTTTCCAGAGAGAGTAACGACGGGGTTATAACACTTCAAGTGAATCTGTCTGGGGAACCCTCGGTAAGTTATCCAGCCGATGGCTTGATTATCTCGACCCCGACTGGTTCAACCGCGTATTCGCTTTCGGCATTTGGGCCGATTATTAGCCCGAATGTTCAAGCAATTTTACTAACGCCGTTGGCCGCGCACTCCCTGTCTGCGCGCCCTATGGTTGTCTCAGATCATGAAGAAATTCAAATCCTTCTAGCTAATGGGGAGCAATGCCTAGTGACCTTTGATGGGCGACATAGTGTCAAAATCTGCGCGGGAGATACTGTCGTTATTAAGACGGCTTCCATAAAGGCTCAGCTAATTCGGGTTGGCAGCCGAAGTTTTCCACAAGTGGTTCGAGAAAAGTTGAGGGATCGTTGGCATGAATAA
- the spo0A gene encoding sporulation transcription factor Spo0A: protein MQRPIRVLLADDNREFVEIVKEFIERQEDMNLVGVAYHGNEALELISREEPHVVLLDIIMPHLDGLGVLEKLQDVAHRPKIIILTAFGQESMTQRAVNLGANYYILKPFDLDTLGKRIRQLQDHFSDTSNMLPLGNGMSNGKTMQSPQNVQTMHNAQNEQNAQTMQSALNMSNTSDPISNGILPPTTKNLEVEVTRMIHQMGVPAHVKGYQYLRDAIVSVVLNVSLLGAVTKELYPMIAVKYQTTPSRVERAIRHAIELAWDRGNVEFMNRFFGYTINVDRGKPTNSEFVAMVADKLRMSMMY, encoded by the coding sequence ATGCAAAGGCCTATACGAGTCTTATTGGCAGATGACAACCGGGAATTTGTCGAGATAGTTAAGGAATTTATTGAACGACAAGAAGATATGAACCTTGTAGGGGTGGCATATCATGGAAATGAGGCTCTGGAATTAATTTCTCGGGAAGAACCTCATGTTGTGCTCTTGGATATTATTATGCCCCATCTTGATGGTTTGGGTGTACTTGAAAAGCTCCAAGACGTAGCTCATAGACCTAAGATTATTATTTTAACCGCGTTCGGACAGGAATCAATGACACAACGGGCTGTAAACCTGGGAGCTAATTATTACATCTTAAAACCCTTCGATTTGGATACGTTAGGTAAACGAATACGCCAATTGCAAGACCATTTTTCGGATACATCAAATATGTTGCCACTTGGAAATGGTATGAGTAACGGAAAAACGATGCAAAGCCCGCAGAACGTACAGACTATGCACAACGCTCAGAACGAGCAGAATGCGCAAACTATGCAGAGCGCTTTGAATATGTCAAATACATCAGACCCAATCTCTAATGGAATCTTGCCGCCAACAACTAAAAATCTTGAAGTTGAGGTCACTCGAATGATCCATCAAATGGGAGTGCCGGCACATGTTAAAGGGTATCAATATTTGAGGGACGCAATTGTCAGCGTGGTGCTGAATGTATCACTCCTCGGAGCAGTAACCAAAGAACTTTATCCTATGATTGCTGTTAAATACCAAACTACTCCAAGTCGTGTTGAACGTGCAATACGTCATGCTATTGAATTGGCTTGGGATCGTGGCAACGTGGAGTTCATGAATCGTTTTTTTGGTTATACGATTAATGTCGATCGTGGTAAGCCTACAAATTCTGAATTTGTGGCTATGGTGGCTGATAAACTACGCATGTCAATGATGTATTAA
- the spoIVB gene encoding SpoIVB peptidase, whose translation MEDDKRVKKNKSYFLIFFISLLFCTFLCASPDFKRLVEFPEQYLAQDNQEEPQFNGIWSKIITVEKVPINQIVSVSSGMSSSKGSEKLEVAYKLFGIFPLRSGEVEVMTPMKLIPGGQSIGVTLQTKGVMVVGQAPVVDKSGKKTFPAKEAGIEVGDILLKIDNQEVRTDQDVSNAVHIAGEQKGKTNVLFKHQDQIIEKIIKPIFCVETGRYRMGLFVRDEAAGVGTLSFLDPVSKQYGALGHVITDADTNQKIEVSNGKVMASTIYAIEKGKRGHPGEKIGSFVSNSMFNGTIEKNTLTGIFGTMSGQITNPYFKEAIPVGWEADVKVGPAKIYTVIQGEKIEEFDINIDRIMHNRTDSKNMIVRVTDPRLLEATGGIIQGMSGSPIIQDGKIIGAVTHVFVNDSQRGYGVFIQNMINDANHFEKRQAA comes from the coding sequence GTGGAGGATGATAAGAGAGTGAAAAAAAATAAAAGTTACTTTTTGATTTTTTTTATCAGTCTCTTGTTCTGCACCTTCCTATGTGCGAGTCCCGATTTTAAACGTTTGGTAGAATTCCCTGAACAATATTTAGCTCAAGACAATCAAGAAGAACCTCAATTTAATGGAATCTGGTCTAAAATCATAACGGTAGAAAAAGTGCCTATAAATCAAATTGTTTCAGTTTCATCGGGGATGTCTTCATCTAAAGGATCAGAAAAATTAGAAGTAGCTTATAAGCTATTTGGAATTTTTCCTCTAAGGTCAGGTGAGGTAGAAGTAATGACTCCCATGAAATTAATACCGGGAGGACAGTCTATTGGGGTTACTTTGCAAACCAAGGGTGTTATGGTAGTCGGACAAGCCCCTGTTGTTGACAAAAGTGGCAAAAAGACATTTCCTGCTAAGGAAGCTGGAATTGAGGTCGGAGACATTCTCTTGAAAATTGATAACCAAGAAGTACGAACAGATCAAGATGTTTCCAATGCGGTTCATATAGCAGGTGAACAAAAAGGAAAAACAAATGTGCTATTCAAGCATCAGGATCAGATCATAGAAAAAATAATAAAACCTATTTTTTGTGTGGAAACAGGTAGATATCGCATGGGCTTATTTGTTAGAGATGAGGCAGCAGGCGTCGGAACTCTTTCTTTTTTAGATCCAGTTTCTAAGCAGTATGGCGCGCTTGGACACGTGATCACTGATGCGGATACAAACCAGAAGATTGAAGTATCAAATGGAAAAGTCATGGCTTCCACGATCTATGCTATTGAAAAGGGTAAACGTGGGCATCCTGGAGAAAAAATCGGATCTTTTGTCTCGAATTCAATGTTTAATGGAACCATTGAAAAAAATACCCTGACTGGTATCTTTGGTACAATGAGCGGACAAATCACAAATCCTTACTTTAAAGAGGCAATTCCCGTTGGTTGGGAAGCAGATGTAAAAGTCGGTCCTGCAAAGATTTATACCGTGATTCAAGGTGAAAAGATAGAGGAGTTTGATATTAATATCGATCGAATCATGCATAATCGTACAGACAGTAAAAATATGATTGTGCGGGTGACTGATCCTAGACTATTAGAAGCTACGGGTGGAATCATCCAAGGAATGAGCGGAAGTCCTATTATTCAAGATGGGAAAATTATAGGTGCTGTCACCCATGTTTTTGTAAATGACAGTCAGCGTGGATACGGTGTATTCATCCAAAATATGATTAATGACGCCAATCATTTCGAAAAAAGACAAGCAGCTTAA
- a CDS encoding tyrosine-type recombinase/integrase, with protein MSIEEFMLYCSSKNLSRKTIMAYEQTLKLFSDYMRKEFDILKVDDVTKGHIRQYVKFVQERGKYNSVRVDDTAKNNLHARTDYGKPISSNTINNYVRNIKVFFNWLSDEDEITKNPVDKIKLLKGSERLKPLLSESEIKSILNSFDKSKFDGYRNYLMTVLIFDTGCRITECLNIEVKDVDLSNKAIILRYTKNKKERLIFFSTKMRKELQRWIQYKDRYFSNELLFPSNRGNIMLPGTYETALRRIGQKNNIELFPHRIRANFAQYYLLNGGDLYSLSRIMGHSSLEVTKVYLQLDNESVRKQYQKFSPLNGINID; from the coding sequence ATGAGTATAGAAGAATTTATGCTTTATTGTTCCAGTAAAAATCTTTCTAGAAAGACTATAATGGCATACGAACAGACACTAAAATTATTTTCAGACTACATGAGAAAAGAATTTGATATCCTAAAGGTCGATGATGTTACTAAGGGTCATATCCGACAGTATGTCAAATTTGTACAAGAGCGAGGAAAGTATAATAGTGTACGGGTAGATGATACGGCTAAAAACAACCTCCATGCACGTACTGATTATGGAAAACCTATCAGTTCTAATACTATTAATAATTATGTTAGAAATATCAAGGTGTTCTTTAATTGGCTATCAGATGAAGATGAAATAACCAAAAATCCAGTTGATAAAATTAAATTGCTCAAAGGATCCGAACGATTGAAACCACTTCTTAGTGAAAGCGAAATTAAATCTATTCTAAATTCCTTCGATAAAAGTAAATTTGATGGATACCGAAACTATCTTATGACGGTATTAATATTTGATACAGGTTGCAGAATTACAGAGTGCTTAAACATAGAAGTGAAAGATGTGGACTTATCCAATAAAGCAATCATACTGAGATACACTAAAAACAAAAAAGAACGACTTATTTTCTTTTCCACAAAGATGAGAAAAGAATTGCAACGATGGATTCAATATAAGGATAGGTATTTCTCGAATGAGTTGCTATTTCCTTCCAATAGGGGGAACATCATGCTTCCAGGGACTTATGAAACTGCCTTACGTAGAATTGGTCAAAAAAATAACATTGAGTTGTTTCCTCACAGGATTAGAGCAAACTTCGCTCAATACTATTTGCTTAATGGTGGTGATCTCTATTCTTTAAGTCGTATTATGGGTCATTCATCCTTAGAGGTAACAAAGGTTTACTTGCAATTAGATAATGAGAGTGTGAGAAAGCAATATCAAAAATTTAGTCCACTAAATGGCATTAACATAGATTAA
- a CDS encoding TlyA family RNA methyltransferase, with the protein MAKGKERIDVLMVKNGLAASREKAKALVMAGIVFVSSQRVDKPGTELPIDSLIELKGETLPFVSRGGLKLAKAVKVFQIPFKDMVVADIGASTGGFTDCALQNGAKRVYAVDVGYGQLDWKLRTDPRVVSMERVNARYLNQDSLPEKVDWVVSDVAFISITKIFSAMLTILKDDGQVMSLIKPQFEAGREYVGKKGVVKDANIHKQVLETVLSQAESVGFSILGLDYSPIRGPEGNIEYLAWMGLQTVSEMNWNLELERVVQSAQKETE; encoded by the coding sequence GTGGCTAAGGGGAAAGAACGCATTGATGTATTAATGGTTAAAAATGGGTTGGCAGCTAGTCGTGAGAAGGCGAAAGCATTGGTTATGGCGGGAATCGTTTTTGTAAGTTCACAGCGCGTGGACAAACCAGGTACGGAATTGCCGATAGATTCTTTAATCGAACTTAAAGGTGAAACCCTGCCGTTTGTTTCGCGCGGAGGACTGAAACTAGCCAAAGCAGTGAAAGTCTTCCAAATCCCATTTAAGGATATGGTCGTAGCTGACATTGGAGCTTCGACAGGTGGTTTTACGGATTGTGCCTTGCAAAACGGCGCCAAACGAGTCTATGCTGTGGATGTAGGGTATGGACAGCTAGATTGGAAACTTCGGACAGACCCTCGGGTCGTTTCGATGGAGCGGGTAAATGCTCGCTACCTTAATCAAGATTCCCTTCCTGAGAAGGTGGATTGGGTCGTTTCAGATGTGGCATTTATCTCCATAACAAAGATATTTTCAGCAATGCTAACGATTCTCAAAGACGACGGGCAAGTAATGTCTTTAATCAAGCCCCAATTTGAAGCCGGACGAGAGTATGTTGGAAAAAAAGGCGTTGTCAAAGATGCAAATATTCATAAACAGGTTCTGGAGACGGTCCTAAGTCAGGCGGAAAGTGTCGGCTTCAGCATCCTAGGTTTAGACTATTCACCGATTCGCGGCCCAGAGGGTAATATTGAGTACCTTGCCTGGATGGGATTGCAAACCGTTTCTGAAATGAATTGGAATTTAGAGCTGGAACGTGTGGTTCAAAGTGCTCAGAAAGAGACGGAGTGA
- the recN gene encoding DNA repair protein RecN produces the protein MLAEMHVENFGLMEAVRLNFGRGLTVFTGETGAGKSMLIDALGVLLGGRASVDLIRHGEVRARIEGVFENLVPEYLLRLEEAGYPVEEGQLFLSREMNSSGKNICRVQGRTIPLTLYRSLCVGLVDIHGQIEHLSLFRSETHRDLLDALGGLQDDVALVNKASKAYHAILRKERELSLSEEERQKREEILRYQIEEIDQVNPLPGEEEELTQEKKRLSNAERITSLVSDAYVALYEGSAGKLAAFDLLGQTRKSLQELARLDEAFEGFEQIESIYYATEDLADQVRSYRDNSEFEPGRLDQIEARLIQLNRLRKYGAILEEVLEKRATMFEELDQITHVQEQFETINKEKMMTRQTYEMVAKLLSQKRLDFAERIEKGLNLELADLGLDRSRFEVRFTPNEEPAGGGAEMVEFYFSANLGEPPKPLAKVASGGEMSRLMLALKSLLAKVESVGTFVFDEVDSGVGGRTIHKVGEKLAKIAQNKQVFCITHAAQVAAFADVHYGILKEVNGERTRTRVDPLSESDRIEELARMLGGGEDEIARKHAHELWQRSGHNR, from the coding sequence ATGCTTGCGGAGATGCACGTGGAGAATTTCGGGTTGATGGAAGCAGTTCGTTTGAATTTTGGCCGTGGGTTGACGGTGTTTACAGGAGAAACCGGAGCCGGAAAATCAATGCTGATCGATGCTTTAGGGGTTCTATTAGGTGGACGAGCTAGCGTAGATCTGATCCGGCACGGGGAGGTTCGGGCCAGGATTGAAGGGGTTTTTGAAAACCTTGTACCAGAGTACTTATTAAGGCTTGAAGAGGCTGGTTACCCCGTCGAAGAGGGTCAATTGTTCCTCTCTCGCGAAATGAATTCCTCAGGAAAAAACATTTGCCGTGTTCAAGGTCGTACGATTCCGTTAACCCTATATCGCTCACTTTGCGTAGGGCTGGTGGATATTCACGGGCAAATAGAACATCTGTCTCTCTTTCGCTCTGAGACTCACAGAGACCTTCTGGATGCTTTGGGGGGGCTTCAGGACGATGTTGCCTTAGTGAATAAAGCCTCTAAAGCTTATCATGCGATCCTTCGTAAAGAACGGGAGCTGTCCCTTTCAGAAGAGGAACGCCAAAAACGCGAGGAAATTCTGCGGTATCAAATCGAGGAAATCGATCAGGTTAATCCGCTTCCAGGTGAAGAAGAAGAACTTACTCAAGAGAAGAAACGCTTAAGTAATGCGGAACGAATTACTAGTTTGGTTTCTGATGCCTATGTTGCCCTTTATGAGGGGTCAGCGGGCAAACTAGCGGCGTTTGACCTTTTGGGTCAAACGCGTAAATCCCTTCAAGAGCTGGCGCGGTTAGATGAGGCATTTGAAGGTTTCGAGCAAATCGAGTCCATCTATTATGCAACCGAGGATTTGGCGGATCAAGTCAGGTCATACCGTGATAATTCTGAGTTTGAACCGGGAAGACTAGACCAGATCGAGGCTCGGCTTATACAGTTAAATAGACTCCGGAAATATGGTGCGATTCTCGAAGAAGTTTTGGAAAAACGTGCGACAATGTTTGAAGAGCTAGATCAGATCACCCATGTGCAGGAGCAATTTGAAACGATCAATAAAGAAAAGATGATGACACGTCAAACCTATGAAATGGTTGCGAAGTTGCTTAGTCAAAAACGTCTCGATTTCGCAGAACGAATCGAAAAAGGTCTTAACTTAGAACTTGCGGATTTAGGCTTGGATAGAAGTCGGTTTGAGGTTCGATTTACACCGAACGAAGAGCCAGCGGGTGGTGGTGCTGAGATGGTAGAGTTTTATTTCTCAGCCAATCTCGGAGAACCCCCTAAACCTCTGGCGAAAGTTGCATCTGGTGGAGAGATGTCTCGTTTAATGTTGGCATTAAAAAGTTTACTGGCCAAAGTGGAGTCAGTTGGAACGTTTGTCTTTGATGAAGTTGATAGTGGAGTCGGAGGTAGGACTATCCATAAGGTGGGTGAAAAGCTGGCGAAAATTGCCCAGAACAAACAGGTTTTTTGTATCACTCATGCTGCTCAAGTGGCCGCATTTGCAGATGTTCATTATGGCATACTAAAAGAAGTAAACGGCGAAAGGACACGGACACGAGTAGATCCGTTGTCAGAGTCTGACCGTATTGAGGAGCTTGCCCGGATGCTGGGAGGCGGAGAAGATGAAATTGCGCGTAAACACGCCCATGAGCTATGGCAACGGTCTGGGCACAATAGATAG